The Bacteroidia bacterium genomic interval GAGCTTCCTGCAAGGAAAAACCCAAATCCTATCACTCCACAAAGAACTAGCATCATCCCCTCACTCATTTCTACAGTAAGAATCAGGAAATAGGGGAGAAGCCAAATGAGAAGAATCGGAATTGATTTCCGCATCAAGGGAGTATCTCCTTTTCGGGAGAGATTGTTCTCCTTGAAATATGCATGGATACGCGACTTCAAGGTCTGCGTAAAATCCTGGTTTGCACTTCGGGTATAATTGATATTAGGATTCTTTTTCATGTAAATTCAAAGACTTTTTCCGGATCATAGCTAACAAGGCCGGAAGGATGAATATGTCAGAAAGGAAGGCAAAAAAACAGCCGATCACCATAGAGAGGCCCAATACACTCACCGCTTCCAAACCGGAGAAAATGAGCACAGAGAAACTCAAGCCAAAGACCAGGCTAGTCATCAGAATCGGTTTTGCCGCATCTCTGATAACAGGATCAAAAGAAGAAGACGAAGATTTATGTTTCTGATAGCTAGCGAGGATATGCATAGTATCATCGATAGCTATCCCAAAGGCAATGGTAAATACGATACTGGTTCCGGCCCTCAACTCAATTCCCATTAATCCATAAACCGAAGCAAGGATCAATAGCGGGATGGTATTCACCAGAATAGAGATAGCAGCTTCAGGCAGAGCTTTAAAATATATCGCCAGTAAAATGAAGGTTATGGATAAAGCCGTGCACAACCCCAGGGCAATCGATCGGGTGATATCATCGGTGTTTTTATCCATCATTCGAGCCTGGCCCGTTTGTCGGATATGAAGTTTATCAAACAAAGGATTGCTACTAAGTATCTGCTTCAATTTATCATAGCGTTCTACCGCTTCTTTACTCCCTATATCCCTCATCAGGCCATAAAAGCGAAAATATTTTCCATCTTCAGACATGAGTTTAAGGTAAGCATCTTCCCCCCTTTTAGGACCTACCAAAAATCTTGTGCCCATATAACTTTTGATAAGGCTATCGAGCTTTTGCAATACCATCGGAGCGGGCAATTCTTCTGAGCCTGTGTTCTCAATCAGAATAGAGAGAGGGCGTATACCTGCAAAATTCTGGTCAAAGTGTAAAGCTTCCTGGCGGATTGAGGAGTCTATAGAAACCCCCTGTATCATATAGGAATTCTTCCTCAGCTTGCTTATTCCGCTTATCGTAATCAGAATAAAGCAGGAAATTATGCCCCAAAGTATCCACTTGTTTTGGTAATTCTCTTGAATCCAGCTATGCATCTTCTCCAGAAGTCTATCAACAGCCTTCCTGCTTTTATACTTCTCAGGGGAAATGCCGGAAAATAAAAGTAGGCTAAAGCAAAAGGTGTACATGACTCCCACTGCCACAAATCCTCCAAATTCCATAATGGAGGAAATCTCCGTAGTAATCAAACTTCCAAAACCAATCGCTGTGGTAATACTTGTTAGTAACAAGGCAGGAAAATGGTATTTCACCCTTCCCAGACTATCCCAGGGTCCGGCTCCTTTCACAATATGAATGATATCCGAAACCGATATAATCAGAATTAGGGTTGGAATCAGGGTGGTGAACAGGTTTATATGAAAGCCTAATCTTCCCATCAATCCCATTGTAAACAGGATGGAAAAAAAGGGAACGGACAAACTGAGTAACAGAATTCTTATCGAACCCAGGATCGCATACAAGATGAGAAGAATGAGGAGAAAGCATAGGAGAAAAAGGAAACCAGAATTCTCCTTCATAAATTCTTCCAGGGAACGGGTCAAATAAACCTTACCTGCCAGACGAATCTGTTCTGGTGGAAAGGACTTCAATTGCTCCTTGATTTCCCCTAAAAAGTCATCCATCGCTTCTTTCTCGATAAACTCCTTATGCAGAATAAGGAAAGAAGCCAATCGATGGTCTTCACTTACAAATAGGTTACGGCCTTCTATCTTTTCGACAAATCTCTTCCTGACGCGAAGACCTGCCGGAGTCCAGTCATCAATCCAAAATACTTCTTCTACTTCCTCCAGCATACGTAGTCCCTCTTTGACTTCTTTCAATTTGTCAAGAAAGTTCTTGTCATAAATGCTGGAATCTGATCGAAAGGAAACGAGAAGAAATTGATCATCATGGCCAAAGATTTCCCGATACTTCAGATAAATGCTTAGCTCATCTCCACTTGCTGAAAAGTAATCATCCATATTGTGGGAAATGCGAAGCTCTGCCAATCCGGGAGCTAGTAGTGCACTCGCCAGAACCATCAAAAACAGGATCACTTTTCTATATGCAAGAAGGTACTTCATTTGACTGCTTGGGCTTA includes:
- a CDS encoding MMPL family transporter; its protein translation is MKYLLAYRKVILFLMVLASALLAPGLAELRISHNMDDYFSASGDELSIYLKYREIFGHDDQFLLVSFRSDSSIYDKNFLDKLKEVKEGLRMLEEVEEVFWIDDWTPAGLRVRKRFVEKIEGRNLFVSEDHRLASFLILHKEFIEKEAMDDFLGEIKEQLKSFPPEQIRLAGKVYLTRSLEEFMKENSGFLFLLCFLLILLILYAILGSIRILLLSLSVPFFSILFTMGLMGRLGFHINLFTTLIPTLILIISVSDIIHIVKGAGPWDSLGRVKYHFPALLLTSITTAIGFGSLITTEISSIMEFGGFVAVGVMYTFCFSLLLFSGISPEKYKSRKAVDRLLEKMHSWIQENYQNKWILWGIISCFILITISGISKLRKNSYMIQGVSIDSSIRQEALHFDQNFAGIRPLSILIENTGSEELPAPMVLQKLDSLIKSYMGTRFLVGPKRGEDAYLKLMSEDGKYFRFYGLMRDIGSKEAVERYDKLKQILSSNPLFDKLHIRQTGQARMMDKNTDDITRSIALGLCTALSITFILLAIYFKALPEAAISILVNTIPLLILASVYGLMGIELRAGTSIVFTIAFGIAIDDTMHILASYQKHKSSSSSFDPVIRDAAKPILMTSLVFGLSFSVLIFSGLEAVSVLGLSMVIGCFFAFLSDIFILPALLAMIRKKSLNLHEKES